A stretch of the Aphis gossypii isolate Hap1 chromosome 2, ASM2018417v2, whole genome shotgun sequence genome encodes the following:
- the LOC114131547 gene encoding uncharacterized protein LOC114131547 isoform X2 codes for MLQESLTSQPEELAAKSLPVHCVVESINHVYQWSQKHSPSLHRSKGHVELDRFVIIPNNTAFRDLTETALVRLGYSKDTAAASKGLVVLKNWLPLDLDTIAEDPVLTVNDVLGELTTLATLRILVFREAKNRFSDLKDKLLKLLLVQSQTQLTASGCPLDEAIILQMMKVGQACPDFPEDLYKKFEQWWIMQSSNVVPKIQPSVLPQSVRDMFYRNGSSPRQSNMQDNPTNCIVPKSDPKTHSLQTVSQNQFQGQKTRMRTSFDTELELPKLQAWFAENPHPSRQQIHHYVSELNNLESRKGRKPLDVNNVVYWFKNARAAQKRAEVRGTNSGAADMNSGNNDGNANGYCKSSSPSEHGGKSYSGQGSVSEAEVDDDEEFDDNRDDDDDYDTKPPMSPPAEQPISLTTHGRFSNGETQSPRPQSRSSQQSPEHKVMVIKEEPPDKDKTTVTTGLNNNDYEDEDDFDEDMIDDDGSDGGADDRDAIGSSCKRLLPQQQSAISCTTSPDDLVAAGHNRQTTPPPPPPPLFHRAADLHQPLIRPGFSMVPNSMFGHSFMYMSQCLPGFNMGRRPQTGTPPPPQSQQSQVSSAATAVGLNLSALAEERRKRNRTFIDPVSEVPRLEQWFEHNTHPSHSLIAKYTDELNRMPYRQKFPRLESKNVQFWFKNRRAKCKRLKMSLYDAMSPKDQFSMPTYLNHD; via the exons caaAATCATTACCAGTCCATTGTGTAGTGGAATCGATTAACCATGTTTACCAATGGAGTCAAAAACACTCACCATCACTACATCGATCAAAAGGCCACGTAGAATTGGACAGATTCGTTATCATCCCAAATAATACTGCATTTAGAGACTTGACAGAAACCGCGTTGGTACGTCTAGGATATTCTAAGGACACGGCAGCAGCCTCGAAAGGCTTGGTAGTGCTCAAAAACTGGTTACCATTAGACCTAGACACAATCGCCGAGGATCCGGTACTAACAGTGAACGACGTTCTCGGAGAACTCACTACCTTAGCCACTCTGAGAATACTTGTGTTCAG GGAAGCGAAGAACCGATTCTCCGATTTGAAAGATAAACTGTTAAAACTGCTTTTGGTACAAAGCCAAACACAGTTAACAGCGTCGGGATGTCCCCTGGACGAAgcgataatattacaaatgatGAAAGTGGGACAAGCTTGTCCGGATTTCCCAGaagatttgtataaaaaattcgaaCAATGGTGGATAATGCAATCGTCAAATGTCGTTCCCAAAATACAGCCATCGGTATTGCCGCAATCAGTGAGAGACATGTTTTATCGTAACGGATCGTCACCGAGGCAGTCTAATATGCAAGACAACCCCACTAATTGTATTGTTCCTAAATCAGACCCCAAGACACACAGTCTCCAG ACTGTTTCTCAAAATCAGTTCCAAGGTCAAAAAACACGTATGCGCACTAGCTTCGATACAGAACTTGAACTTCCTAAATTGCAAGCTTGGTTCGCTGAAAATCCTCATCCGAGTAGACaacaa atACACCACTACGTGAGTGAATTAAACAATTTGGAATCGCGAAAAGGTCGTAAGCCGTTAGACGTCAACAACGTCGtatattggtttaaaaatGCCAGGGCAGCACAAAAGAGAGCTGAAGTACGCGGCACAAATTCAG GCGCTGCTGACATGAACTCGGGAAACAATGACGGCAACGCGAACGGTTACTGCAAGAGCAGCAGTCCCAGCGAGCACGGCGGCAAGTCGTACAGCGGCCAAGGGTCGGTGAGTGAAGCCGAAGTCGACGATGACGAAGAGTTCGACGACAATcgggacgacgacgacgactacgaCACAAAACCGCCGATGAGCCCGCCGGCGGAACAGCCGATATCGTTGACCACGCACGGGCGGTTTAGTAACGGCGAAACGCAGTCGCCAAGACCACAATCGCGCAGCTCGCAACAGAGCCCCGAACACAAG gTGATGGTCATCAAGGAAGAGCCGCCAGATAAGGATAAGACAACGGTGACCACTGGACTGAACAATAACGATTATGAGGACGAGGACGATTTCGACGAGGACATGATAGATGACGACGGGTCTGACGGTGGAGCCGATGATCGCGACGCTATTGGGAGCAGCTGCAAACGATTATTACCTCAACAGCAGTCAGCGATATCGTGCACCACCAGCCCGGACGACTTAGTGGCAGCGGGACATAACCGCCAGACGACACCACCACCTCCACCCCCGCCGTTATTTCACCGAGCCGCTGATCTTCACCAGCCATTGATCCGGCCCGGGTTCTCGATGGTTCCAAACTCAATGTTCGGCCACAGCTTCATGTACATGAGCCAATGCTTGCCCGGATTCAATATGGGCCGCCGTCCGCAAACAGGCACTCCACCCCCGCCTCAATCGCAACAGTCTCAG GTGTCGTCAGCAGCCACCGCAGTGGGATTGAATCTATCGGCGTTGGCCGAAGAACGCCGGAAACGGAACCGGACGTTTATCGACCCAGTGAGCGAGGTACCACGGCTCGAGCAATGGTTCGAGCACAACACGCACCCATCGCACAGCCTGATCGCCAAGTACACGGACGAGCTGAACCGGATGCCATACCGGCAGAAGTTCCCGCGACTCGAGTCAAAGAACGTTCAGTTTTGGTTCAAAAACCGCCGGGCCAAGTGCAAGCGGTTAAAGATGTCCCTGTATGACGCCATGTCACCGAAAGATCAATTCTCCATGCCCACGTATCTCAATCACGATTAA